One window of the Rosa rugosa chromosome 3, drRosRugo1.1, whole genome shotgun sequence genome contains the following:
- the LOC133741492 gene encoding glutamate receptor 2.2-like, giving the protein MKKKKYPKFALLIFFFSLCSWYGDATPQSKTNLVNIGVLLDDLNSREAKIWKSCLDLALSDFYYSNSHYKSKLVLNTQDSKKTVVGAAAAAVNLIKKSQVQAILGPVTSKQTNFVINLGDQAHVPIISFSATSPALTSLRSSYFFQFSENDSCQVRAISALVEEFGWRQVVPILVDNEFAEGVMSSLTDALQNIDAGIPHRSFIRASATDDQIVDELYKLMKMETRVFIVHMTTDLSSRLFSKANELGMMSEGYVWISTTEILNSLQSLNSSVIYSMQGVLGVQTHIPRTIKLEELKQRWKLQFQQNNPTIIDAQLDVFGLWLYDAAQALAMAVEKVGTTSTLGFQTSNASLNLTDLETLGVSKYGPKLCQALSMTRFEGIVGDFRIVDRQLQSSTFEVVNVNGGGATTIGFWTKQNGLLRKLGSLANSSSKCNLGPIIWPGESLSVPKGWELPKKGKKLRIGVPVKLDFTELVKITKDPKTGTTDVTGFCADIFKAVVEGLPYALPYDLIPFAKPDGSSAGTENELCYQVHLGNYDAVVGDITINAKMSEYTEFSMPYAEANVAMVVPVIDLKRKGAWTFLKPWSWDLWVATSCFCLFIGFVVWLLEPTNPNNNRHILYQIGTFVLLSFPIIYLTNADRVRGNLSRFVLIMWIIFLGILIQSYEANLETEYTKLNVKPIVTDINYLLKRGESIGYIAGAYTFDILRQAGFDSSKLKGFGTMKDIDQALSKGSANGGIGAFVGGTSHMHLFLQKYCSKYIIVANVFKTMGYGFVFPKRSPLLSDISQAILNLRGGEKMINISNIWLKKHSDCQELIPSSRLGLDSFWELFSIVFICSILAIMINLIDCIRAVWNNLRASVWNRITAMFNRIVTLWLDIKSRY; this is encoded by the exons atgaaaaagaaaaagtacccAAAGTTTGCTCTTTTgatcttctttttctctctttgttctTGGTATGGAGATGCAACCCCACAAAGCAAGACCAACCTAGTGAATATTGGCGTTCTACTTGATGACCTTAACTCACGGGAGGCTAAAATATGGAAGAGTTGCCTTGACTTGGCCCTCTCAGACTTCTACTATTCTAATTCTCACTATAAGAGTAAACTGGTCTTGAACACTCAAGATTCAAAGAAGACTGTGGTTGGGGCAGCTGCTGCAG CTGTTAATCTGATCAAGAAATCACAAGTGCAAGCCATCCTCGGGCCTGTTACATCGAAGCAAACTAACTTTGTCATTAATCTTGGAGATCAAGCTCATGTCCCCATAATATCATTTTCTGCCACAAGCCCTGCTCTCACGTCACTCCGGAGCTCTTATTTTTTCCAATTTTCAGAAAATGACTCCTGCCAAGTGAGAGCAATAAGTGCtcttgttgaagaatttggatgGAGACAAGTCGTGCCCATTCTGGTAGACAATGAGTTTGCGGAGGGAGTCATGTCGTCTTTAACTGATGCCTTGCAAAATATTGATGCTGGTATCCCCCACCGGAGTTTCATCAGAGCATCAGCCACTGATGATCAAATTGTTGACGAGTTGTACAAGTTAATGAAGATGGAGACCCGGGTCTTTATTGTTCACATGACAACTGATCTATCGTCTAGACTATTTTCTAAGGCAAACGAGCTTGGAATGATGAGTGAAGGTTATGTCTGGATCAGCACTACTGAGATACTTAATAGTCTTCAGTCTCTGAATTCTTCAGTCATCTATTCCATGCAAGGTGTATTGGGTGTACAAACTCACATTCCAAGAACAATAAAGCTTGAAGAACTCAAGCAAAGGTGGAAATTACAATTCCAACAAAACAATCCCACCATCATTGATGCTCAATTAGATGTTTTTGGTCTCTGGCTATACGATGCTGCTCAAGCACTCGCAATGGCAGTTGAAAAGGTGGGGACGACAAGTACTCTAGGCTTCCAAACGTCAAATGCTTCGTTAAATTTGACAGATCTTGAAACTTTGGGGGTCTCTAAATATGGTCCAAAGCTATGTCAGGCGCTATCAATGACTAGATTTGAAGGCATTGTTGGAGATTTCAGAATTGTTGACAGACAACTTCAGTCATCTACTTTTGAGGTAGTTAATGTAAATGGTGGTGGAGCAACAACAATTGGATTTTGGACTAAGCAAAATGGGCTACTGAGAAAGTTAGGTTCATTAGCAAATTCTAGTTCCAAGTGCAATCTTGGACCTATCATATGGCCGGGCGAGTCTCTATCCGTCCCCAAGGGATGGGAGCTCCCTAAAAAAGGGAAGAAGTTGCGAATAGGTGTTCCTGTCAAGCTTGATTTTACCGAGCTTGTTAAGATTACTAAAGATCCAAAAACTGGCACTACGGACGTCACTGGTTTCTGCGCTGACATTTTTAAGGCTGTCGTAGAAGGACTACCTTATGCTCTCCCTTATGATCTCATTCCCTTTGCGAAACCTGATGGCTCCAGCGCTGGCACAGAAAATGAATTGTGCTATCAAGTTCATCTTGGG AACTATGATGCTGTTGTCGGAGACATAACAATCAACGCAAAGATGTCAGAGTACACAGAATTTTCAATGCCATACGCAGAAGCCAATGTGGCCATGGTTGTGCCAGTCATCGACCTCAAGAGAAAAGGTGCATGGACTTTCCTCAAGCCGTGGAGCTGGGATCTTTGGGTTGCAACATCTTGTTTCTGCCTCTTTATTGGTTTTGTGGTTTGGCTTCTTGAACCTACAAATCCAAATAATAACCGTCATATCTTATATCAAATTGGCACCTTTGTCTTGCTCTCCTTCCCAATAATATATTTGACAAACG CGGACAGAGTACGGGGCAACTTGTCTAGGTTTGTATTGATTATGTGGATAATTTTTCTGGGAATACTGATACAAAGTTATGAAGCCAATCTAGAAACAGAATACACAAAGCTAAATGTCAAGCCTATTGTTACTGATATCAATTATCTATTGAAGAGGGGAGAAAGCATAGGCTACATAGCGGGTGCTTATACTTTCGACATCTTAAGACAGGCAGGTTTTGACAGTTCCAAGCTGAAGGGTTTTGGAACCATGAAAGATATTGACCAAGCTCTTTCAAAAGGAAGTGCAAATGGTGGTATTGGTGCTTTTGTTGGTGGCACCTCCCACATGCACCTTTTTCTTCAAAAATATTGCAGCAAATATATCATCGTTGCTAACGTCTTTAAAACGATGGGCTACGGCTTT GTGTTTCCAAAGCGATCCCCTCTTCTATCAGATATTTCGCAAGCAATTCTGAACTTGAGGGGAGGAGAAAAGATGATCAACATTAGCAACATATGGTTGAAGAAACATAGCGATTGTCAAGAGTTAATTCCGTCAAGCAGACTTGGCCTTGATAGCTTTTGGGAACTCTTCTCAATAGTATTTATCTGTTCAATACTTGCTATAATGATTAATCTCATCGACTGTATTAGGGCTGTTTGGAATAATTTACGAGCGTCTGTATGGAATAGAATTACGGCCATGTTCAACCGCATAGTTACATTGTGGTTGGACATAAAAAGTCGGTATTAA